One window of the Archangium primigenium genome contains the following:
- a CDS encoding beta-propeller domain-containing protein, which yields MHGGNRWMWGVVSLVGVVGCSSRESDGVPENQPVQMQARLEAFEGCEALESYIEDAAVLDMRASLERSKPSYWGGGIDRGGTAPPASPSPDSGAGTGAGGDAPSDHTGTNNQVEGVDEADFVKTDGTRLFVLAGQKLYLHRSWPAASLRAESSLVLEGWPRQMFLHGDRVVVFSSVYAPAPGQGQGKGDAPDIGCSPFGPCGYGGAPRTKVTTVDVSQLASPQVVGELFLPGVYDDARLAGGAARVVLRESFEWPSGVRWYPESNDGSLWKDTKRMEAALDALMVENERLIRARSLSDWLQQPGRRRADGTLETWTRDCQGFHRTNAPTRLGFVTVASLDLDAPVVQAPGLTTLVADTNLVYATATSLYLSARHWWWWEEAGQSDYSYVHKLELTQPHRAHYVASATVEGQPLNQFSFDEHEGVLRVATTLTRRVKDPASRWGRTETSSRVSTYGQQGDRLALLGQSAELAEGERIFSARFLGTKGYVVTFRQTDPLFTFDLSDPTNPHKVGELKVPGFSTYLHPLGDTHLLAIGEHRAEDGNWSSRSLKLTLFDVSDLAHPREAFTQQVGSLSSYSEALYDHKAFTWFAAKGLLAIPFVDWNWTNGTGDYWSNFTSELRVFRVNPATGFVPVGALSMKDLYQTVSTPQWSYSYVPYVRRSVMADDYVYAITDAGVRVSRVEQLTEPLATVRFGAPTP from the coding sequence ATGCACGGTGGCAACAGATGGATGTGGGGCGTGGTCTCGTTGGTGGGCGTCGTGGGGTGCTCGTCGCGGGAGTCCGACGGCGTCCCCGAGAACCAGCCCGTGCAGATGCAGGCGCGGCTGGAGGCCTTCGAGGGGTGCGAGGCGCTCGAGTCCTATATCGAGGATGCCGCCGTGCTCGACATGCGCGCGTCCCTGGAGCGCAGCAAGCCCTCCTATTGGGGAGGGGGCATCGACCGGGGCGGCACGGCGCCGCCGGCCTCGCCCTCGCCGGACAGTGGCGCGGGGACGGGGGCGGGTGGGGACGCTCCGAGCGACCACACCGGCACCAACAACCAGGTGGAGGGCGTGGACGAGGCGGACTTCGTGAAGACCGACGGCACGCGCCTGTTCGTCCTCGCCGGCCAGAAGCTCTACCTGCACCGCTCGTGGCCCGCCGCGTCGCTGCGCGCCGAGTCCTCGCTGGTGCTGGAGGGCTGGCCGCGGCAGATGTTCCTGCACGGCGACCGGGTGGTGGTCTTCTCCTCGGTGTACGCGCCCGCGCCGGGGCAGGGGCAGGGCAAGGGTGACGCCCCCGACATCGGGTGCTCCCCCTTTGGCCCCTGTGGGTATGGCGGCGCGCCGCGCACCAAGGTGACGACGGTGGACGTGTCCCAGTTGGCCTCGCCCCAGGTGGTGGGCGAGCTGTTCCTGCCCGGCGTTTACGACGACGCGCGGCTCGCGGGGGGCGCGGCGCGTGTGGTGCTGCGCGAGTCGTTCGAGTGGCCCTCGGGCGTGCGCTGGTACCCGGAGTCCAATGACGGCTCGCTCTGGAAGGACACGAAGCGGATGGAGGCGGCGCTCGACGCGCTGATGGTGGAGAACGAGCGCCTCATCCGCGCGCGCTCCCTGTCCGACTGGCTCCAGCAGCCTGGCCGGCGCCGGGCCGACGGCACCCTGGAGACGTGGACGCGCGACTGCCAGGGCTTCCACCGCACCAACGCGCCCACGCGCCTGGGCTTCGTCACCGTGGCCTCGCTGGACCTGGACGCGCCCGTGGTCCAGGCCCCGGGCCTCACCACGCTGGTGGCCGACACGAACCTCGTCTACGCCACCGCCACGTCGCTCTACCTGAGCGCGCGCCACTGGTGGTGGTGGGAGGAGGCGGGCCAGTCGGACTACTCGTACGTGCACAAACTGGAGCTCACCCAGCCGCACCGCGCCCACTACGTGGCCAGCGCCACCGTGGAGGGCCAGCCGCTCAACCAGTTCAGCTTCGATGAGCACGAGGGCGTGCTGCGCGTGGCCACCACGCTCACGCGCCGGGTGAAGGACCCCGCGTCGCGCTGGGGCCGCACGGAGACGTCCAGCCGCGTGTCCACCTACGGCCAGCAGGGCGATCGGCTGGCGCTGCTGGGCCAGAGCGCGGAGCTGGCCGAGGGCGAGCGCATCTTCAGCGCGCGCTTCCTGGGCACCAAGGGCTACGTGGTGACGTTCCGCCAGACGGATCCGCTCTTCACCTTCGACCTGTCGGACCCCACGAACCCGCACAAGGTGGGCGAACTCAAGGTGCCGGGCTTCTCCACGTACCTGCACCCGCTGGGCGACACGCACCTCTTGGCCATCGGGGAGCACCGCGCGGAGGACGGCAACTGGAGCTCGCGCTCGCTCAAGCTCACGCTCTTCGACGTGAGCGACCTGGCCCATCCGCGCGAGGCCTTCACCCAGCAGGTGGGCTCGCTCTCCAGCTACAGCGAGGCGCTCTACGACCACAAGGCCTTCACCTGGTTCGCGGCCAAGGGACTGCTCGCCATTCCCTTCGTGGACTGGAACTGGACGAACGGGACGGGCGACTACTGGTCCAACTTCACGAGCGAGCTGCGCGTCTTCCGGGTGAACCCCGCCACCGGCTTCGTGCCCGTGGGCGCGCTGAGCATGAAGGACCTGTACCAGACGGTCAGCACCCCGCAGTGGAGCTACTCCTACGTGCCCTATGTGAGACGCAGCGTGATGGCGGATGACTACGTGTACGCCATCACCGATGCCGGGGTGCGCGTGTCGCGAGTGGAGCAGCTCACCGAGCCCCTGGCGACCGTGCGCTTCGGCGCGCCGACGCCGTAG
- a CDS encoding MATE family efflux transporter has protein sequence MSSPPLTSPSLPSRAEEFRALWKLALPIAVAQAGQSLMSFVDTAVVGRVGTQALAAVGLSTAIFFAVSSFAIGLMMGVDPLVSQAFGARNSGRARELLWQGSYLALMVGGVLAVPMLVIPRMLLGGGVAFEGLPEVRDYLTWRALSLPLLLLFITARSYLQATGRPQVLVVSTVIANLVNLGANVLFVFGGEGLPAWLGPLRALPALGVKGSAIATLLACVVQWAIVAWVVRQTTASQGQGWVRPVRADIVQAARVGVPIGAHIAAEVGVFSLTGMLARWLGPESMSAHQIALSYGSLSFAMALGIGNAGSVRVGWAVGALDTPRARRSGLVAFASGAGFMALCALFYATMAPQLAGLMGAPLEVRPLVVPLLMVCAVFQLSDGVQGVGAGVLRGAGETRFTFVANMVGHYLVGLPVALLLGFVLGWGVVGIWWGLCLGLTCVALALLWRFLRLSTGPLRPLES, from the coding sequence ATGTCGTCTCCGCCGCTGACGTCCCCGTCCCTGCCCAGTCGTGCCGAGGAATTCCGAGCCCTCTGGAAGCTCGCCCTGCCCATCGCCGTGGCCCAGGCGGGCCAGTCCCTCATGTCCTTCGTGGACACGGCCGTGGTGGGCCGCGTGGGCACCCAGGCGCTCGCCGCGGTGGGCCTGTCCACCGCCATCTTCTTCGCCGTGAGCAGCTTCGCCATCGGATTGATGATGGGCGTGGATCCCCTGGTGTCCCAGGCCTTCGGGGCGAGGAACAGCGGACGGGCCCGGGAGCTGCTCTGGCAGGGCAGCTACCTGGCGCTGATGGTGGGCGGAGTGCTGGCGGTGCCGATGCTCGTCATCCCCCGGATGCTGCTCGGCGGCGGGGTGGCCTTCGAGGGGCTGCCGGAGGTGCGGGACTACCTCACCTGGCGCGCGCTGAGCCTGCCCCTGCTCTTGCTGTTCATCACCGCGCGCTCCTACCTCCAGGCCACGGGGCGTCCCCAGGTGCTGGTGGTGTCCACGGTCATCGCCAACCTCGTCAACCTGGGCGCCAACGTCCTGTTCGTCTTTGGAGGCGAGGGCCTGCCCGCGTGGCTGGGCCCCTTGCGCGCCCTGCCCGCACTGGGGGTGAAGGGCTCGGCCATCGCCACGCTGCTCGCGTGCGTGGTGCAGTGGGCCATCGTCGCGTGGGTGGTGCGCCAGACGACCGCGTCCCAGGGCCAGGGTTGGGTGCGGCCGGTGAGGGCGGACATCGTCCAGGCGGCGCGGGTGGGCGTGCCCATCGGAGCGCACATCGCGGCCGAGGTGGGCGTCTTCTCGCTCACGGGCATGCTCGCGCGGTGGTTGGGCCCGGAGAGCATGAGCGCGCATCAGATCGCCCTGTCCTACGGCAGCCTGTCCTTCGCCATGGCGCTGGGCATCGGCAACGCGGGCAGCGTGCGCGTGGGCTGGGCGGTGGGCGCGCTCGACACGCCCCGGGCCCGGCGCAGCGGCTTGGTGGCGTTCGCCTCGGGCGCGGGCTTCATGGCGCTGTGCGCGCTCTTCTACGCGACGATGGCGCCCCAGCTCGCGGGCCTCATGGGCGCGCCGCTCGAGGTGCGGCCCCTGGTGGTGCCCCTGCTCATGGTGTGCGCCGTCTTCCAGTTGTCCGACGGCGTGCAGGGCGTGGGCGCGGGCGTGCTGCGCGGCGCCGGCGAGACGCGCTTCACCTTCGTGGCCAACATGGTGGGCCACTACCTCGTCGGACTGCCCGTGGCGCTCCTGCTCGGCTTCGTGCTCGGCTGGGGCGTGGTGGGCATCTGGTGGGGGCTGTGCCTGGGGCTCACCTGCGTGGCGCTCGCGCTGCTCTGGCGCTTCCTGCGCCTGAGCACGGGCCCGCTGCGGCCCCTGGAGTCCTGA
- a CDS encoding AAA family ATPase: protein MAFSFDESCSRVREALADAGRGLVEREAMVEVVTLCAVAGEHLLVIGPPGTAKSEAVRRTARALGGSYFEYLLGRFTEPSEVFGPVDLRKLREGLVETETAGMLPEAEVAFLDEVFLGSTAILNTLLGVLNERVFRRGHTRLACPLRVCVGASNALPEDEALAAFADRFLARIFVEPVPDPRLEELLAGGAALALEGETRTASLEALDVLARAAREADLTRVRPHLAQALRLLRGAGLALSDRRMVKTQRLVAAAAVLAGRREPDGGDLWPLVYAVPTQAGQALAREVLRDVLARSENPALAAAALEASAGPLARAQRLIHAARGVLAARPGDAEGEALAAWRLKLEGVVREVDAGFAPEALPEDLRALREEVRAALP from the coding sequence ATGGCTTTTTCCTTCGATGAGTCCTGCTCACGTGTCCGTGAGGCCCTGGCCGATGCGGGCCGGGGGCTCGTGGAGCGCGAGGCGATGGTGGAGGTGGTGACGCTGTGCGCCGTGGCCGGCGAGCACCTGCTCGTCATCGGCCCGCCGGGCACCGCCAAGAGCGAGGCCGTGCGCCGCACCGCGCGCGCGCTCGGGGGCTCCTACTTCGAGTACCTGCTGGGCCGCTTCACCGAGCCCTCGGAGGTGTTCGGCCCGGTGGACCTGCGCAAGCTGCGCGAGGGGCTCGTGGAGACGGAGACGGCGGGCATGTTGCCCGAGGCGGAGGTGGCCTTCCTCGACGAGGTGTTCCTCGGCTCCACCGCCATCCTCAACACGCTGCTGGGCGTGCTCAACGAGCGGGTGTTCCGCCGGGGCCACACGCGGCTCGCCTGTCCGCTGCGCGTGTGCGTGGGCGCCTCCAACGCCCTGCCCGAGGACGAGGCGCTCGCCGCGTTCGCCGACCGCTTCCTCGCGCGCATCTTCGTGGAGCCCGTGCCCGACCCGCGCCTGGAGGAACTGTTGGCCGGAGGCGCCGCGCTCGCCCTCGAGGGCGAGACGCGCACCGCGTCGCTCGAGGCGCTGGACGTGCTGGCCCGGGCCGCGCGCGAGGCGGACCTCACGCGCGTGCGCCCCCACCTGGCCCAGGCGCTGCGCCTGCTCCGGGGCGCGGGGCTCGCGCTGAGCGACCGGCGCATGGTGAAGACCCAGCGCCTGGTGGCTGCGGCCGCGGTGCTCGCCGGACGCCGGGAGCCGGACGGGGGGGATTTGTGGCCGCTCGTCTACGCGGTGCCCACGCAGGCGGGACAGGCCCTGGCGCGCGAGGTGCTGCGCGACGTGCTCGCGCGCTCGGAGAACCCCGCGCTCGCCGCCGCGGCCCTGGAGGCCAGCGCGGGGCCGCTCGCGCGCGCCCAGCGGCTCATCCACGCCGCGCGCGGGGTGCTCGCGGCGCGGCCCGGGGACGCGGAGGGGGAGGCGCTCGCGGCGTGGCGGCTCAAGCTGGAGGGCGTGGTGCGCGAGGTGGACGCGGGCTTCGCGCCCGAGGCCCTGCCCGAGGACCTGCGGGCCCTGCGCGAGGAAGTGCGCGCCGCGCTTCCCTGA
- a CDS encoding bpX6 domain-containing protein, producing MSPVRPREQVHRGRVTAAALWFDAPWLGEREARRRVLAAWTPGGEVFALGGGLLWRLPEPVRMDCATAPGLVFTHEQGVWCAAPLSPSERERLSPPPGSVVWVRAGVAQVHALGAAERVDVSAWLDTSGWTVVAVEGLGAPPLPVAVPVPVPPPSRATFGVGAAAPEAEALRARLEGRAAPEPHALVPATAPPGLLARLLGWWRARHETPASSRPPSAAPAASSEGAWSRLTAGLSRWLATATPLGTWLGRRKAAYVRRLFDLFDEGALEEALRYAIPLGKGELSESTRVSLDLPGPRETLAVQPLAGGGRTVFGGGEALYDALRERYRGALRKLEREGRIEEAAFVLAELLHEAEEAVSLLERHGRPRLAAELAEGRGLAPGLVVRQWLLARDVARAVDVARRTGAFEDAIGRLACTHPTDARALRLLWGEVLASAGAYGRAADVVWPVVESRGLARVWLERAVEAGGGDGAQALARLLLAFPERLEDLRPRLHALWEGEGRHEAQARLRFLRALADSSEGGEVRTLLLRESLRGFMRDVAAEWVLFEPREFERLVQAMKDPVLAAELPALSPRVPVPSQPMFLSFAEETGGPWPLHDAVPLAEGRVLVALGERGARLLSPEGRCVAHFDVPAFSLVLSWEGDRALALAPRGGLHRVSRLDLVRRRATTWCDLRVDAFSPEYDGSLWFVAERDTVLALDALADEPRALWRVTDVGGPVVALTAGTHRMSFVCAHESFAGPLLLERWAYELREGPTLRARHVVSAAPKWPVFPHLSLLANGELAVTGIPGARLSWLAPADNPQLVPPKPPEEGDLLRVHLGIPWIATLEARPAPAEGLVLGLWDRSRGQLLARVSLEGAHPEARVRRVGNQLVFFDARGWLLHMENAHVLHRIIPR from the coding sequence ATGAGCCCCGTGCGTCCGCGCGAGCAGGTGCACCGGGGCCGGGTGACCGCGGCGGCGCTCTGGTTCGATGCCCCGTGGCTCGGCGAGCGCGAGGCCCGGCGGCGGGTGCTGGCGGCGTGGACGCCGGGCGGCGAGGTGTTCGCGCTGGGCGGAGGCCTGCTCTGGCGGCTGCCCGAGCCCGTGCGCATGGACTGCGCCACGGCGCCGGGGCTCGTCTTCACGCACGAGCAGGGCGTGTGGTGCGCCGCGCCCCTGTCCCCCTCCGAGCGCGAGCGGCTGTCGCCTCCGCCCGGGTCGGTGGTGTGGGTGCGCGCGGGCGTCGCGCAGGTGCATGCCCTCGGGGCCGCCGAGCGCGTGGACGTGTCGGCCTGGCTCGACACGTCGGGCTGGACGGTGGTGGCCGTCGAGGGGCTGGGCGCACCACCGCTCCCCGTGGCGGTGCCCGTGCCCGTGCCACCGCCCTCGCGGGCCACCTTCGGCGTGGGCGCCGCCGCGCCCGAGGCCGAGGCTCTGCGGGCCCGCCTGGAGGGCCGTGCCGCTCCGGAGCCCCACGCGCTCGTCCCCGCCACGGCGCCACCGGGCCTGCTCGCGCGGCTCCTCGGGTGGTGGCGCGCCCGGCACGAGACCCCGGCCTCCTCCCGTCCTCCTTCCGCCGCTCCCGCCGCCTCGTCGGAAGGGGCGTGGTCCCGGCTCACCGCGGGGCTCTCCCGCTGGCTCGCCACCGCCACGCCGCTGGGCACCTGGCTCGGCCGTCGCAAGGCGGCCTACGTGCGGCGGCTCTTCGACCTCTTCGACGAAGGCGCGCTGGAGGAGGCGCTGCGCTACGCCATTCCCCTGGGCAAGGGGGAGCTGTCGGAGTCCACGCGGGTGTCGCTCGACCTGCCCGGGCCGCGCGAGACACTGGCCGTCCAGCCCCTGGCGGGCGGCGGGCGGACGGTGTTCGGGGGCGGCGAGGCGCTCTACGACGCCCTGCGCGAGCGCTACCGCGGGGCCCTGCGCAAGCTGGAGCGCGAGGGGCGCATCGAGGAGGCGGCGTTCGTCCTCGCCGAGCTGCTGCACGAGGCGGAGGAGGCCGTGTCCCTGCTGGAGCGGCATGGCCGACCGCGGCTCGCGGCGGAGCTGGCCGAGGGCCGGGGCCTGGCGCCCGGGCTGGTGGTGCGCCAGTGGCTGCTGGCGCGGGACGTGGCGCGCGCGGTGGACGTGGCCCGGCGCACGGGTGCCTTCGAGGACGCCATCGGCCGGCTCGCGTGCACCCACCCCACCGACGCGCGCGCCCTGCGGCTGCTCTGGGGCGAGGTGCTCGCGAGCGCGGGGGCCTACGGCCGCGCGGCGGACGTGGTGTGGCCGGTGGTGGAGTCGCGGGGCCTCGCCCGGGTGTGGTTGGAGCGGGCCGTGGAGGCGGGCGGCGGTGACGGGGCCCAGGCGCTGGCGCGGTTGCTGCTCGCCTTCCCCGAGCGCCTGGAGGACCTGCGCCCGCGGCTGCACGCGCTCTGGGAGGGCGAGGGCCGCCACGAGGCCCAGGCGCGGCTGCGCTTCCTGCGCGCGCTCGCGGACTCGAGCGAGGGCGGCGAGGTGCGCACGCTGCTCTTGCGCGAGTCGCTGCGCGGGTTCATGCGCGACGTCGCCGCGGAGTGGGTGCTCTTCGAACCCCGGGAGTTCGAGCGCCTCGTGCAGGCCATGAAGGATCCGGTGCTCGCGGCGGAGCTGCCCGCGCTGTCCCCCCGGGTGCCGGTGCCCTCCCAGCCGATGTTCCTGTCCTTCGCCGAGGAGACGGGCGGACCCTGGCCCCTCCATGACGCGGTGCCCTTGGCGGAGGGGCGCGTGCTGGTGGCGCTGGGGGAGCGGGGGGCCCGGCTGCTCTCGCCCGAGGGCCGGTGCGTGGCGCACTTCGACGTGCCGGCCTTCTCGCTGGTGCTCTCGTGGGAGGGGGACCGGGCGTTGGCGCTCGCGCCCCGGGGCGGACTGCACCGCGTGTCCCGGCTGGACCTGGTGCGGCGCCGGGCCACGACCTGGTGCGACCTGCGCGTGGACGCCTTCTCGCCCGAGTACGACGGGAGCCTGTGGTTCGTGGCCGAGCGCGACACGGTGCTGGCCCTGGACGCGCTCGCCGACGAGCCCCGGGCGCTGTGGCGGGTGACGGACGTGGGCGGGCCGGTGGTGGCCCTCACCGCGGGGACCCACCGGATGAGCTTCGTGTGCGCGCACGAGTCCTTCGCGGGCCCGCTCCTGCTCGAGCGCTGGGCCTATGAGCTGCGGGAAGGGCCCACCCTCCGGGCCCGGCACGTCGTGTCCGCCGCGCCCAAGTGGCCGGTGTTCCCGCACCTGTCCCTGCTGGCGAACGGGGAGCTGGCGGTGACGGGGATTCCCGGCGCGCGGCTGTCGTGGCTGGCCCCGGCCGACAACCCCCAGCTCGTTCCGCCGAAGCCGCCGGAGGAGGGCGACCTGCTGCGGGTGCACCTGGGCATCCCGTGGATCGCGACGCTGGAGGCGCGCCCGGCTCCCGCCGAGGGGCTCGTCCTGGGCCTCTGGGATCGGTCCCGGGGGCAGCTGCTCGCGCGGGTGTCGCTGGAGGGCGCCCATCCGGAGGCCCGGGTGCGCCGGGTGGGCAACCAGCTGGTGTTCTTCGATGCCCGGGGCTGGCTTCTCCACATGGAGAACGCCCACGTGCTCCACCGGATCATCCCCCGCTGA
- a CDS encoding helix-turn-helix domain-containing protein — MGQPSTSKLAANVGELAREARVRAGLTQADVAERVGLATEVYGRLERGRMLPSVPSLRRLCIALRMPSDSLLGLNTGEVPTWAAEASPEELDEVPELRRLMRTLRKLDGAQLKLIGLVASALHKR, encoded by the coding sequence ATGGGACAACCTTCGACCAGCAAGCTGGCGGCGAACGTGGGCGAGCTGGCGCGCGAGGCCCGGGTGCGCGCGGGGCTGACACAAGCGGACGTGGCCGAGCGGGTGGGGTTGGCGACCGAGGTGTACGGCCGGCTGGAGCGCGGCCGGATGCTGCCCAGCGTGCCGTCCCTGCGGCGGCTGTGCATCGCGCTGCGGATGCCGTCGGACTCCCTGTTGGGGCTCAACACGGGTGAGGTGCCCACGTGGGCCGCCGAGGCCTCGCCGGAGGAGCTCGACGAGGTGCCCGAGCTGCGTCGGCTCATGCGCACGCTGCGCAAGCTGGACGGGGCCCAGCTCAAGCTCATTGGCCTGGTGGCCTCGGCGCTGCACAAGCGCTGA
- a CDS encoding TonB family protein: protein MTVAWGRWRRPLEVLGLVLCLGALTAHAQLPTPTTPPGSLQEQLQGPRGRGAADAGTVERELDVQRGDAGFQVGAPEADGGSPRFEPPTLVTDSPARYPEALAAQPVPGTVRLELLVDAEGEVAEVKLQQGTHPLLDEAALHAATGLRFTPARVDGVAVPVRLAFEYHFQAPAPVEVSESGAPLAPVTLRGRVRTKGNRAPIVGAILVFDSAEGAPGETDGDGRFEARLGTGSHTVRVTAPGHKPGFFRELVRAGEALEVVYGLEPLVVNPYETVIRGDRERTEVSRVTLHENELREIPGTQGDPFRVVMLLPGVGSMLSGVSYPVVRGSQPAATGYFLDGIRVPILFHLFLGPAVIHPDFIDTIDFYPGNPPTPYGRLTGGAVEGRLTRPRDDRVHGSAYADFINAGLFIEYPFQSTGTNVSVAGRLSYTPWLIALAANALSPPGADSSKLVLDFFDYQARVEQTIGPGRLRLFAFGSSDTFGTQAVTNAGTTALQSVLFHRVDLRYRHPVAGGELEGGVTAGLDRFALSNLDPRAGGNLIDVDQRNVTARLGYSRSLGRGLSFTSGLDVESKRAIIALTERTPSGRGSFQDLRVELPVALATFSGLWGEATWHEEGSPWTVVPGLRLDNYHLSGGVNAFVAEPRVSVRRQMSEALTLKGGVGLYHQPPTTLISLPIVDIAALGQGLQRALQISAGVEYRNLGGFDVSLDGYVNPLLRTVELTPFGEEDTAPSFPDVPVPVDPTDPRGPPGPTGRVRRSFQEEGGPPPPPDLSDLGNFRSRGLSYGLELLIRKPLGGNWFGWLSYSLQRSTRLTRFTRYDTNDEPVGEAQAYLPYVFDQTHVANLVLNYKFANNITLGGVLHFNTGRPESGHLTSRTLVEGTDRDGLPRWRRVDLDQVDRLPAFFRFDVRLAKAWAYETFSLELYLDMLNVTINRETISFDYAYGYTPSGIPTGQLTKTAVGLPIALPILGLKGRY, encoded by the coding sequence ATGACAGTCGCATGGGGTCGCTGGAGGAGGCCGCTGGAGGTCCTGGGGCTCGTGCTGTGCCTGGGGGCGCTGACGGCGCATGCCCAGCTGCCCACGCCCACCACGCCGCCGGGCAGCCTCCAGGAGCAGCTCCAGGGGCCTCGGGGCCGGGGCGCCGCGGACGCGGGCACGGTGGAGCGCGAGCTGGACGTCCAGCGCGGGGACGCGGGCTTCCAGGTGGGCGCGCCGGAGGCGGACGGGGGCTCGCCCCGCTTCGAGCCGCCCACGCTGGTGACGGACTCGCCCGCGCGCTACCCCGAGGCGCTCGCCGCCCAGCCCGTGCCCGGCACGGTGCGGCTGGAGCTGCTGGTGGACGCCGAGGGCGAGGTGGCCGAGGTGAAGCTCCAGCAGGGCACCCACCCCCTGCTCGACGAGGCCGCGCTGCACGCCGCCACGGGCCTGCGCTTCACGCCGGCGCGGGTGGACGGGGTGGCGGTGCCGGTGCGCCTCGCCTTCGAGTACCACTTCCAGGCCCCCGCGCCCGTCGAGGTGTCCGAGTCCGGCGCGCCGCTCGCGCCCGTCACCCTGCGCGGCCGGGTGCGCACCAAGGGCAACCGTGCCCCCATCGTGGGCGCCATCCTCGTGTTCGACTCGGCCGAGGGCGCGCCCGGGGAGACGGACGGGGACGGACGCTTCGAGGCGCGGCTGGGCACGGGCTCGCACACGGTGCGGGTCACCGCGCCGGGCCACAAGCCGGGCTTCTTCCGGGAGCTGGTGCGCGCGGGCGAGGCCCTGGAGGTGGTGTACGGCCTGGAGCCGCTGGTGGTGAACCCCTACGAGACGGTGATCCGGGGAGACCGCGAGCGCACGGAGGTGTCGCGCGTCACGCTGCACGAGAACGAGCTGCGCGAGATTCCGGGCACGCAGGGCGACCCCTTCCGGGTGGTGATGCTGCTGCCGGGCGTGGGCAGCATGCTCTCGGGGGTGTCCTACCCGGTGGTGCGCGGCAGCCAGCCGGCCGCCACGGGCTACTTCCTGGACGGCATCCGCGTCCCCATCCTCTTCCACCTGTTCCTCGGTCCGGCCGTCATCCACCCGGACTTCATCGACACCATCGACTTCTACCCGGGCAACCCGCCCACCCCGTACGGGCGGCTCACGGGCGGCGCGGTGGAGGGGCGGCTCACGCGCCCCCGCGATGACCGGGTGCACGGCAGCGCCTACGCGGACTTCATCAACGCGGGCCTCTTCATCGAGTACCCCTTCCAGTCCACGGGCACCAACGTCTCGGTGGCGGGCCGGCTGTCGTACACGCCGTGGCTCATCGCGCTCGCGGCCAACGCCCTGAGCCCGCCCGGCGCGGACAGCTCCAAGCTGGTGCTCGACTTCTTCGACTACCAGGCGCGCGTGGAGCAGACGATTGGCCCCGGGCGGCTGCGCCTGTTCGCCTTCGGTTCCTCGGACACCTTCGGCACCCAGGCGGTGACGAACGCGGGCACCACGGCCTTGCAGTCGGTGCTCTTCCACCGCGTGGACCTGCGCTACCGCCACCCGGTGGCGGGCGGCGAGCTGGAGGGGGGGGTCACCGCGGGCCTGGACCGCTTCGCCTTGTCCAACCTGGACCCGCGCGCGGGCGGCAACCTCATCGACGTGGACCAGCGCAACGTCACCGCGCGCCTGGGCTACTCGCGCTCGCTGGGCCGGGGCTTGTCGTTCACGAGCGGCCTGGACGTGGAGAGCAAGCGCGCCATCATCGCGCTCACGGAGCGGACGCCCTCGGGCCGGGGCTCCTTCCAGGACCTGCGCGTGGAGCTGCCGGTGGCGCTCGCCACGTTCAGCGGCCTGTGGGGCGAGGCCACCTGGCACGAGGAGGGCTCACCCTGGACGGTGGTGCCCGGCCTGCGCCTGGACAACTACCACCTGTCCGGCGGCGTGAACGCGTTCGTGGCCGAGCCCCGGGTGAGCGTGCGCCGCCAGATGAGCGAGGCGCTGACGCTCAAGGGCGGGGTGGGCCTGTACCACCAGCCGCCCACGACGCTCATCAGCCTGCCCATCGTGGACATCGCGGCGCTGGGGCAGGGCCTGCAGCGGGCGCTCCAGATCTCCGCGGGCGTGGAGTACCGGAACCTCGGGGGCTTCGACGTGAGCCTGGACGGGTACGTGAATCCGCTCCTGCGCACGGTGGAGCTGACGCCGTTCGGTGAGGAGGACACGGCGCCGTCCTTCCCGGACGTGCCCGTGCCCGTGGATCCGACGGACCCGCGTGGACCGCCGGGCCCCACGGGGCGCGTGCGCCGGAGCTTCCAGGAGGAGGGCGGGCCGCCTCCGCCGCCGGACCTGAGCGACCTGGGCAACTTCCGCAGCCGGGGCCTGTCCTACGGCCTGGAGCTGCTCATCCGCAAGCCGCTGGGGGGCAACTGGTTCGGCTGGCTGTCGTACTCGTTGCAGCGCAGCACGCGCCTCACGCGCTTCACCCGCTACGACACCAACGACGAGCCGGTGGGCGAGGCCCAGGCGTACCTGCCCTACGTGTTCGACCAGACGCACGTGGCCAACCTGGTGCTCAACTACAAGTTCGCCAACAACATCACCCTGGGCGGGGTGCTGCACTTCAACACCGGCCGGCCCGAGTCCGGCCACCTCACGAGCCGCACGCTGGTGGAGGGCACGGACCGCGACGGCCTGCCGCGCTGGAGGCGGGTGGACCTGGACCAGGTGGACCGGCTGCCGGCCTTCTTCCGGTTCGACGTGCGGCTGGCCAAGGCGTGGGCGTACGAGACGTTCTCGCTGGAGCTGTACCTGGACATGCTCAACGTGACGATCAACCGGGAGACCATCAGCTTCGACTACGCCTACGGGTACACCCCGAGCGGCATACCCACGGGCCAGCTCACCAAGACGGCGGTGGGCCTGCCCATCGCCCTGCCCATCCTGGGCCTCAAGGGGCGCTACTAG